A window of the Haloarcula litorea genome harbors these coding sequences:
- a CDS encoding HalOD1 output domain-containing protein, which translates to MSEDHDPTVVLARAIAEVEGTSPHALGYSLGEYVDTDAVRQLLAMDNVDWTLTVTVHDHEVAIDGDGRVTVDGTVVRRLEDSLVEES; encoded by the coding sequence ATGAGCGAGGACCACGACCCGACCGTCGTGCTCGCGCGGGCCATCGCCGAGGTCGAGGGGACGTCGCCACACGCGCTCGGCTACTCCCTCGGGGAGTACGTCGACACGGACGCCGTCCGGCAGCTGCTGGCGATGGACAACGTCGACTGGACGCTCACCGTCACCGTCCACGACCACGAGGTGGCGATCGACGGGGACGGACGCGTCACCGTCGACGGGACGGTCGTCCGCCGGCTCGAGGACTCTCTGGTCGAGGAGTCCTGA
- the pdhA gene encoding pyruvate dehydrogenase (acetyl-transferring) E1 component subunit alpha, translating into MPASLLDRAPDDRLQVLDPDGQVVAPDLVPDLADETLVSMYRDMRFARQFDERLVSLQRQGRLGTYAPLAGQEGAQIGSTYALADDDTVFFQYREHGALVARGLPWEYLLYWMGHERGNAALADVDVFPLNISIGGHLPHAVGWSWAAKKRGDERVGVVHFGDGATSEGDFHEAMNFAGVFDTPTLFVCNNNQWAISVPRDRQTASDTIAQKAAAYGFDGVQVDGMDPLATYVATEAARERALDPGEAARPTLLELVQYRFGAHTTADDPEVYRDEAEVEAWRDRDPLARFGTYLWDRGLLDTERLDAMNAAIEDDVADVVDRAEEVAADPTDLFADVYAEPTDRIDEQREYLTALRERHGDDALTDE; encoded by the coding sequence ATGCCCGCGTCGCTCCTCGACCGCGCCCCCGACGACCGCCTCCAGGTGCTCGACCCCGACGGCCAGGTGGTCGCGCCCGACCTCGTGCCGGACCTCGCCGACGAGACGCTCGTCTCGATGTACCGCGATATGCGGTTCGCCAGGCAGTTCGACGAGCGACTGGTCAGCCTGCAACGACAGGGGCGGCTCGGTACGTACGCCCCGCTGGCGGGCCAGGAGGGCGCGCAGATCGGCTCGACGTACGCGCTGGCCGACGACGACACCGTCTTCTTCCAGTACCGCGAGCACGGCGCGCTCGTGGCGCGGGGCCTCCCGTGGGAGTACCTGCTGTACTGGATGGGCCACGAGCGGGGCAACGCGGCGCTGGCGGACGTGGACGTCTTCCCGCTGAACATCTCCATCGGCGGCCACCTCCCCCACGCCGTCGGCTGGTCGTGGGCGGCGAAGAAGCGCGGCGACGAGCGGGTCGGCGTCGTCCACTTCGGCGACGGCGCGACGTCGGAGGGGGACTTCCACGAGGCGATGAACTTCGCCGGGGTGTTCGACACGCCGACCCTGTTCGTCTGCAACAACAACCAGTGGGCGATCTCGGTCCCGCGGGACCGACAGACCGCGAGCGACACCATCGCACAGAAGGCCGCCGCCTACGGGTTCGACGGCGTGCAGGTCGACGGGATGGACCCGCTGGCGACCTACGTCGCCACCGAGGCGGCCCGCGAGCGGGCGCTGGACCCGGGCGAGGCCGCGCGGCCGACGCTGCTCGAACTGGTCCAGTACCGCTTCGGTGCCCACACGACCGCCGACGACCCGGAGGTCTACCGCGACGAGGCCGAGGTCGAGGCGTGGCGGGACCGCGACCCGCTCGCGCGCTTCGGTACCTACCTCTGGGACCGCGGCTTGCTCGACACCGAGCGGCTGGACGCGATGAACGCGGCCATCGAGGACGACGTCGCCGACGTCGTCGACCGGGCCGAGGAAGTCGCCGCCGACCCGACGGACCTGTTCGCGGACGTCTACGCCGAGCCGACCGACCGCATCGACGAGCAACGCGAGTACCTGACCGCCCTGCGGGAGCGACACGGCGACGACGCCCTGACCGACGAGTGA
- a CDS encoding CapA family protein, giving the protein MAPTRRSLLAGSLAALGGCLGVGPGDRAACPPSVDTDERRRLAFAGDAMLGRNVDDEWDGRDPAGVWGGLRERLRAADGLLLNLECCVSDRGEPRPGRTFHFRAGPDWAVPALEAAGTVFASLANNHVLDFGRAAFADTLAHLDDAGIPAAGAGPDRRAAFAPTTFTAGDLDVAVVAVTDRSPSYAARANAPGTAYAPLRVDDTLTRNWVGDALARARETDPDLLVASLHWGPNWEARPSDAQRRFARWLIDRGVDVVHGHSAHVIQGVETYRGRPIVYDAGDIVDDYLVKEGLHNDRSFLFELVVDDGTLKALDLVPVRIADNSVGLAGERAARWLRDRMGSLSAPFGTTVERRGAGLRIPLGEC; this is encoded by the coding sequence GTGGCACCGACGAGGCGCTCGCTGCTCGCCGGTTCGCTGGCCGCCCTGGGCGGCTGTCTCGGCGTCGGCCCCGGAGACCGGGCGGCGTGTCCGCCGAGCGTCGACACCGACGAGCGCCGTCGGCTGGCGTTCGCCGGGGACGCGATGCTCGGGCGGAACGTCGACGACGAGTGGGACGGCCGCGACCCCGCCGGCGTCTGGGGCGGCCTCCGGGAACGGCTCCGGGCCGCCGACGGGCTCCTGTTGAACCTGGAGTGTTGTGTCTCCGACCGCGGCGAGCCGCGACCCGGCCGGACCTTCCACTTCCGGGCCGGACCCGACTGGGCGGTCCCCGCTCTGGAGGCCGCCGGGACCGTCTTCGCCAGCCTCGCGAACAACCACGTGCTGGACTTCGGCCGGGCGGCGTTCGCCGACACGCTCGCCCACCTCGACGACGCCGGGATCCCGGCGGCGGGAGCCGGCCCCGACCGCCGGGCGGCGTTCGCGCCGACGACGTTCACCGCCGGGGACCTCGACGTGGCCGTCGTCGCCGTCACCGACCGATCGCCGAGTTACGCCGCCCGCGCGAACGCGCCGGGGACGGCCTACGCGCCGCTACGGGTCGACGACACCCTGACCCGGAACTGGGTCGGTGACGCGCTCGCGCGGGCCCGCGAGACGGACCCGGACCTGCTGGTCGCGTCGCTGCACTGGGGGCCGAACTGGGAGGCCCGCCCCTCGGATGCCCAGCGGCGGTTCGCCCGGTGGCTGATCGACCGGGGCGTCGACGTCGTCCACGGCCACAGCGCCCACGTGATCCAGGGCGTCGAGACCTACCGCGGCCGGCCGATCGTCTACGACGCCGGCGACATCGTCGACGACTACCTCGTCAAGGAGGGGCTGCACAACGACCGGAGCTTCCTGTTCGAGCTGGTCGTCGACGACGGGACACTGAAGGCGCTGGACCTCGTCCCCGTCCGGATCGCCGACAACTCGGTGGGGCTCGCCGGCGAGCGCGCGGCTCGGTGGCTCCGCGACCGGATGGGCTCGCTCTCTGCGCCGTTCGGGACGACCGTCGAGCGACGTGGCGCGGGCCTCCGCATTCCACTGGGGGAGTGCTGA
- a CDS encoding thiamine ABC transporter substrate-binding protein, producing MDRRRFLTASGAAAAGLLAGCTGFGGSDESGGTTTGTAGDDGPTLVVATYGSFIDAPSSSPGAWLKQRFESEFDASVVWQTPTNEVNHFIERRKAGVDVEADVYVGLSADDLVRIDATLEEGLFAEAGDVGDGDVKDGLRFDPAGRAVPFDTGYVSLVYDGTRMTAPDGFEGLLAEEFAGDLITQNPSSSDTGRAFLLHTVEEFGPDGYLDYWADLQANDVRVLGSWDDAYSAWSEGEAPMVTSYSTDRVYANRYDQNLEKHRVRFLNDEGYANPEGMAVFAGTNRPDLARQFVRFMLRPEVQGEIAVRNVAFPATTDAALPESYAKYALEPPTPVTFTYEELQGSVGGWIEDWSQQFAQN from the coding sequence ATGGATAGACGGCGATTCCTCACGGCGAGCGGTGCCGCGGCGGCGGGACTACTGGCCGGCTGTACGGGCTTCGGCGGGTCGGACGAGAGCGGCGGGACCACGACCGGGACGGCCGGCGACGACGGGCCGACGCTGGTGGTCGCGACCTACGGGTCGTTCATCGACGCGCCCTCCTCCAGTCCGGGGGCGTGGCTCAAGCAGCGCTTCGAGAGCGAGTTCGACGCGAGCGTCGTCTGGCAGACGCCGACCAACGAGGTCAACCACTTCATCGAGCGCCGGAAGGCCGGCGTCGACGTCGAGGCGGACGTCTACGTCGGCCTCAGCGCCGACGACCTGGTGCGCATCGACGCCACGCTCGAGGAGGGGCTGTTCGCCGAGGCCGGCGACGTCGGCGACGGCGACGTCAAGGACGGCCTGCGGTTCGACCCCGCCGGCCGGGCCGTCCCGTTCGACACCGGCTACGTCAGCCTCGTCTACGACGGGACCCGGATGACCGCGCCCGACGGCTTCGAGGGGCTGCTGGCCGAGGAGTTCGCGGGCGACCTCATCACGCAGAACCCCAGCAGCTCCGACACCGGCCGGGCGTTCCTGCTCCACACCGTCGAGGAGTTCGGCCCGGACGGCTACCTCGACTACTGGGCGGACCTGCAGGCCAACGACGTCCGCGTGCTGGGGTCGTGGGACGACGCCTACAGCGCGTGGTCGGAGGGCGAGGCCCCGATGGTCACCTCCTACTCGACCGACCGGGTGTACGCCAACCGCTACGACCAGAACCTGGAGAAACACCGCGTCCGCTTCCTCAACGACGAGGGGTACGCCAACCCCGAGGGGATGGCCGTCTTCGCGGGGACGAACCGGCCGGACCTTGCCCGGCAGTTCGTACGGTTCATGCTCCGGCCGGAGGTCCAGGGCGAGATCGCCGTCCGGAACGTCGCCTTCCCGGCGACGACCGACGCCGCGCTGCCCGAGAGCTACGCGAAGTACGCGCTCGAACCCCCGACGCCGGTGACGTTCACCTACGAGGAGCTGCAGGGGTCGGTCGGCGGCTGGATCGAGGACTGGAGCCAGCAGTTCGCACAGAACTGA
- a CDS encoding DUF5658 family protein, with the protein MPVVSRDEDADALFTLRRERRLTRTHAALWTVIVAATVADVLLTMRGLALGYREGNAVVGALLSTFGLAGLWLVKFAAMVWLVVGWAVLSDRDAAVFLALFALVTLVVVAHNAVVLFG; encoded by the coding sequence ATGCCGGTCGTCTCCCGGGACGAGGACGCCGACGCGCTGTTCACGCTGCGCCGGGAGCGGCGGCTGACCCGGACCCACGCGGCGCTGTGGACGGTCATCGTCGCCGCGACGGTGGCCGACGTCCTGCTGACGATGCGCGGGCTGGCGCTGGGCTACCGCGAGGGCAACGCCGTCGTCGGTGCGCTGCTCTCGACGTTCGGGCTCGCGGGGCTGTGGCTCGTGAAGTTCGCCGCGATGGTCTGGCTCGTCGTCGGCTGGGCCGTCCTCTCGGACCGCGACGCGGCCGTCTTCCTCGCGCTGTTCGCCCTCGTCACGCTCGTCGTCGTCGCCCACAACGCCGTGGTGCTCTTCGGCTGA
- a CDS encoding ABC transporter permease produces the protein MADATDGTASERGRHRRVRAAAERWALPALAAGTVALLLVVFYYPVATVLVDSVLVGGRLTLSVYRRLLTDVFYAGEFARLLTGTPPSVVVRALTDPDPRLGVIGFTAYQAAVSTVASVALGLPGAYLLARYEFPGRQTLRSLTILPFVLPPIMVAVGFVATFGRTGTLNGVLTALGLERVTLLFTLEAVVVAHAFYNAPLVARVTTAAWESVDASAVETARSLGAGPRRAFLDVVAPQLYPAVLMGAALTFVFTFGSFPIVLALGGFRLATVEVFVYQLVRDLQYAEAAALAVVELAISLGLLYGYLRYEARHSTRARGIRPLPRRPLRPPSLSVGELLPRVGLAAYAVAALAVFVAPVASMVLASVTGPDGLTLAHYRFLVERQSTAATFQVQPWDAVVNSLVFGVGSLLVALPMGVVVAVLTTRDYRGRKVVDAVAMAPLAVSSIVVGLGLLRGLVFGVEVSGTRLAVGGAVAIVAAHAVSGYPFVVRTVAPGLESLDRSLVESARALGAPRARVLTDVELPLVWPGVVAGAAFAFALSVGEFSATVILATGTDQFTMPVAIERFIGRRLGPATAMGVVLLVVTSVSFVVIDRVGGADGGL, from the coding sequence GTGGCCGACGCCACCGACGGGACGGCGTCCGAGCGCGGTCGCCACCGGCGGGTCCGGGCCGCCGCCGAACGCTGGGCGCTGCCCGCGCTGGCCGCCGGGACCGTCGCGCTCCTGCTGGTCGTCTTCTACTACCCGGTGGCCACGGTGCTCGTCGACAGCGTCCTCGTCGGCGGCCGGCTCACGCTCTCGGTGTACCGGCGGCTGCTGACCGACGTCTTCTACGCGGGCGAGTTCGCCCGTCTGTTGACGGGGACGCCGCCGTCGGTCGTCGTGCGGGCGCTGACCGACCCCGACCCCCGGCTCGGCGTGATCGGGTTCACGGCCTACCAGGCCGCCGTCTCGACGGTCGCCAGCGTCGCGCTCGGCCTGCCGGGGGCGTACCTGCTGGCGCGCTACGAGTTCCCCGGCCGGCAGACGCTGCGGTCGCTGACGATCCTGCCGTTCGTGCTGCCGCCGATCATGGTCGCCGTCGGCTTCGTCGCCACGTTCGGCCGGACCGGGACGCTCAACGGCGTCCTGACGGCGCTCGGACTGGAGCGGGTGACGCTGCTGTTCACGCTGGAGGCCGTCGTCGTCGCCCACGCCTTCTACAACGCGCCGCTGGTCGCGCGGGTGACGACGGCGGCCTGGGAGAGCGTCGACGCGAGTGCCGTCGAGACGGCCCGCAGCCTCGGTGCCGGCCCCCGGCGGGCGTTCCTGGACGTGGTGGCCCCGCAGCTGTACCCGGCCGTGCTGATGGGCGCGGCGCTGACGTTCGTGTTCACCTTCGGCAGCTTCCCGATCGTGCTGGCCCTTGGCGGGTTCCGGCTGGCGACGGTGGAGGTGTTCGTCTACCAGCTCGTTCGCGACCTCCAGTACGCCGAGGCGGCCGCCCTGGCCGTCGTCGAACTGGCCATCTCGCTGGGCCTGCTGTACGGCTACCTCCGCTACGAGGCCCGCCACAGCACGCGGGCGCGGGGCATCCGCCCGCTCCCGCGGCGGCCGCTCCGGCCGCCCTCGCTGTCGGTCGGGGAACTGCTTCCCCGGGTCGGACTGGCGGCCTACGCCGTCGCGGCGCTGGCGGTGTTCGTCGCCCCCGTCGCGAGCATGGTGCTCGCCAGCGTGACCGGCCCGGACGGGCTGACGCTGGCCCACTACCGCTTCCTCGTCGAGCGACAGTCGACGGCGGCGACGTTCCAGGTCCAGCCGTGGGACGCGGTGGTGAACTCGCTGGTCTTCGGCGTCGGGTCGCTGCTGGTCGCGCTCCCGATGGGCGTCGTCGTGGCGGTCCTGACGACCCGCGACTACCGGGGTCGGAAGGTCGTCGACGCGGTCGCGATGGCACCGCTGGCCGTCTCCAGCATCGTCGTCGGCCTCGGGCTGCTCCGGGGGCTGGTGTTCGGCGTCGAGGTGAGCGGCACCCGACTAGCCGTCGGCGGGGCCGTCGCCATCGTCGCGGCCCACGCCGTCTCCGGCTACCCGTTCGTCGTCCGCACCGTCGCGCCCGGGCTGGAGTCGCTCGACCGCTCGCTCGTCGAGTCCGCCCGCGCCCTGGGCGCGCCGCGGGCGCGGGTGCTGACCGACGTCGAGTTGCCGCTGGTCTGGCCCGGCGTCGTCGCCGGCGCGGCGTTCGCGTTCGCGCTCTCGGTCGGGGAGTTCTCGGCGACGGTGATCCTGGCGACCGGCACCGACCAGTTCACGATGCCCGTCGCCATCGAGCGGTTCATCGGCCGCCGGCTCGGCCCGGCGACGGCGATGGGCGTCGTCCTGCTGGTCGTGACCAGCGTCAGTTTCGTCGTCATCGACCGGGTGGGGGGTGCGGACGGTGGGCTCTGA
- a CDS encoding translation initiation factor IF-2 subunit beta, whose protein sequence is MNYDDALDRAYDTLPEQPGEGGDRLSVPDPEGQTDGAFTRLTNLDDIADALSREPQHLHSAIQRELGTNGQFDGGEARYNGSFDTSDFQSAIDSYIAEFVTCSECGLPDTVLKTEDGVDMLRCQACGAFRPVEKSVNTGGQQQKPTLEEGKTYEVKITGTGREGDGVAEKGKYTIFVSGAREGQVVEAYIDNISGTLAFGRVAQ, encoded by the coding sequence ATGAACTACGACGACGCACTCGACCGAGCGTACGACACGCTCCCCGAACAGCCCGGCGAGGGCGGTGACCGGCTCTCGGTCCCCGACCCCGAGGGACAGACAGACGGCGCGTTCACCCGCCTGACGAACTTAGACGACATCGCCGACGCGCTCTCCCGCGAGCCCCAGCACCTCCACAGCGCCATCCAGCGCGAACTCGGGACCAACGGCCAGTTCGACGGCGGCGAGGCCCGCTACAACGGCTCCTTCGACACGAGCGACTTCCAGTCGGCCATCGACTCCTACATCGCCGAGTTCGTCACCTGCTCGGAGTGTGGCCTGCCCGACACGGTCCTCAAGACGGAGGACGGCGTCGACATGCTCCGCTGTCAGGCCTGCGGGGCCTTCCGTCCGGTCGAGAAGAGCGTCAACACCGGGGGCCAGCAGCAAAAGCCCACGCTGGAGGAGGGCAAGACCTACGAGGTGAAGATCACCGGCACCGGCCGCGAGGGCGACGGCGTCGCCGAGAAGGGGAAGTACACCATCTTCGTCTCCGGGGCCCGCGAGGGCCAGGTCGTCGAGGCCTACATCGACAACATCAGCGGGACGCTGGCGTTCGGCCGCGTCGCGCAGTAG
- a CDS encoding ABC transporter ATP-binding protein: MGSEPPAVELDGVTREYGDTTALDDVSVSVREGEFFTLVGPSGCGKTTTLRLLAGFETPDDGRVRFGGDAVDGVPPEDRDVGVVFQNYALFPHMSVGENVAYGLRFADPPGGASRGERVAELLDLVDLPDAADRDPDTLSGGQQQRVAMARALAPGPDVLLLDEPMSALDAKLRERLRVQVREIQRELGITTVYVTHDQEEALAVSDRVAVVDDGRVEQVGPPREIYRRPATRFVAEFVGDNNVLTGRVGAVETGPDGPVAALEVQGERLTVGLSEGTDVSAGDRLTICVRPERLTLGEGTTTLSATVTSAEFLGESTRVHLDWRGQALRLRTVDPPAESVTVGFDPGDAHVIGVNE; the protein is encoded by the coding sequence GTGGGCTCTGAGCCGCCCGCCGTCGAGCTGGACGGCGTGACCCGCGAGTACGGGGACACGACGGCGCTCGACGACGTCTCGGTGTCGGTCCGCGAGGGCGAGTTCTTCACGCTCGTCGGTCCCTCGGGCTGCGGGAAGACGACGACGCTGCGTCTGCTCGCGGGGTTCGAGACCCCCGACGACGGGCGCGTCCGGTTCGGCGGCGACGCCGTCGACGGGGTGCCACCGGAGGACCGGGACGTGGGCGTCGTCTTTCAGAACTACGCCCTGTTCCCGCACATGAGCGTCGGCGAGAACGTCGCCTACGGCCTGCGGTTCGCGGACCCGCCCGGCGGGGCGAGCCGCGGCGAGCGGGTGGCGGAGCTGCTCGACCTGGTGGACCTGCCCGACGCCGCCGACCGGGACCCGGACACGCTGTCGGGCGGGCAACAGCAGCGGGTGGCGATGGCCCGCGCGCTCGCGCCGGGCCCGGACGTCCTGCTGCTCGACGAGCCGATGAGCGCCCTGGACGCGAAGCTCCGGGAGCGCCTGCGGGTGCAGGTCCGCGAGATCCAGCGGGAGCTGGGCATCACCACCGTCTACGTCACCCACGACCAAGAGGAGGCCCTGGCCGTCTCGGACCGCGTCGCCGTCGTCGACGACGGCCGCGTCGAGCAGGTCGGGCCACCGCGGGAGATCTACCGCCGGCCAGCCACGCGGTTCGTCGCGGAGTTCGTCGGCGACAACAACGTCCTGACGGGCCGGGTCGGGGCGGTCGAGACGGGGCCGGACGGGCCGGTCGCGGCCCTGGAAGTTCAGGGCGAGCGGCTGACGGTGGGGCTGAGCGAGGGGACCGACGTGAGCGCGGGCGACCGCCTGACCATCTGTGTCCGGCCGGAGCGACTGACGCTCGGCGAGGGGACGACGACGCTGTCGGCGACGGTCACCAGCGCGGAGTTCCTCGGCGAGTCGACCCGCGTCCACCTCGACTGGCGCGGGCAGGCGCTCCGGCTGCGGACGGTCGACCCGCCGGCGGAGTCGGTGACGGTCGGTTTCGATCCCGGGGACGCCCACGTCATCGGCGTGAACGAGTAG